A single Lactuca sativa cultivar Salinas chromosome 8, Lsat_Salinas_v11, whole genome shotgun sequence DNA region contains:
- the LOC122195450 gene encoding uncharacterized protein LOC122195450 translates to MIDIEGFDDVVRHSWAIGVESNNSWVRFKKKLQFLKSNIQVKNSSSRIRCRSKRKMLQDSLESIDARIIEGDGSASLRELRVMTLKELNELDHLSNVDLAQKAKVKWGIEGGENSGHFHVVVNRKRHQLAIRGIFIDGVWVDDPGRSPFSREEIKRVVWDCGSSKAPGLDGFSFGFIKRYWDLHEDDVVDFVLHFYHHSSIPKGSNASFFTVIPKIWSLVKLK, encoded by the exons ATGATTGACATAGAAGGTTTTGATGATGTTGTCAGACATTCTTGGGCGATTGGTGTGGAGTCTAACAACTCATGGGTTAGATTTAAGAAGAAGCTTCAATTTCTTAAATCTAATATTCAGGTCAAGAATTCTAGTTCCCGTATTCGGTGTAGGTCCAAAAGGAAGATGTTACAGGATTCTTTAGAATCTATTGATGCTCGAATTATAGAGGGTGATGGGTCGGCCTCTCTTAGGGAACTTCGGGTAATGACTCTTAAGGAGCTTAATGAGCTAGATCATCTTTCTAATGTTGACCTTGCGCAAAAAGCTAAGGTTAAATGGGGAATTGAGGGGGGCGAAAATTCAGGTCACTTTCATGTTGTGGTTAATCGAAAGAGACACCAGCTTGCTATTCGTGGGATTTTTATTGATGGTGTCTGGGTGGATGATCCGGGTCGG TCTCCTTTTTCTCGGGAGGAGATCAAGAGGGTGGTTTGGGATTGTGGTTCCTCCAAAGCTCCGGGTCTGGATGGTTTTTCTTTTggtttcatcaaaagatattGGGAtcttcatgaagatgatgttgtgGATTTTGTTTTGCACTTTTATCACCATTCGAGTATCCCTAAGGGTTCTAATGCTTCCTTCTTCACGGTTATTCCTAAA ATTTGGTCGCTTGTAAAGTTGAAATGA